A part of Catharus ustulatus isolate bCatUst1 chromosome 8, bCatUst1.pri.v2, whole genome shotgun sequence genomic DNA contains:
- the KCNK18 gene encoding potassium channel subfamily K member 18, with product MATTSQPLRGKTTCKKIFWAVFPHACFILSLVIYAFLGALMFSHIEGTREVTESKEYRIFLQNLTYLARNLSDNVTENENMLKKNIHDLFNTADPVWFINPADRWNFFGSLFFCCTVFTTVGYGNTYPVTRIGKYLCMLYALFGIPLMFLVLTDMGDILATVLSKSYNEFRELQSKILASKLCSGSTCCKRNELKCRTHSKIVVNEPLTIMELLRSQAGVKQGSVKYRNVELFEMLIARENENTQPVRNKSMERWSSCPELAREKTVSRVIKNFDKIGKELEKLDVPIVLMVLVIFVYISCAAAVLPKWEKNMDFQEAFYFCFITLTTIGFGDTKLEHPKFFLFFSLYIIIGMEIVFIAFKLGQDRLIVLYKKVISFCAEKNLPSKKIYPK from the exons ATGGCAACAACATCACAGCCTCTGCGAGGTAAAACgacatgtaaaaaaatattttgggcaGTGTTTCCTCATGCCTGCTTCATTCTGTCTCTTGTCATCTATGCTTTTCTTGGGGCTCTCATGTTTTCCCACATTGAAGGTACCCGGGAGGTTACTGAAAGTAAAGaatacagaatatttctgcAGAACCTGACGTACCTCGCCAGAAACTTATCAG ATAACGtgacagaaaatgagaacaTGCTGAAGAAGAACATTCATGATCTTTTCAACACTGCTGACCCAGTCTGGTTCATCAACCCAGCAGATAGGTGGAATTTCTTTGgatctctctttttttgctgCACAGTATTCACAACTGTGG GTTATGGTAATACCTATCCTGTGACACGGATTGGGAAGTATCTCTGTATGTTATATGCTTTATTTGGGATCCCTCTGATGTTCTTGGTCCTGACAGACATGGGAGACATCCTTGCAACTGTTTTATCCAAATCTTACAACGAGTTCAGGGAACTTCAGTCAAAAATTCTTGCCTCTAAACTCTGTTCTGGATCCACATGTTGCAAAAGGAATGAACTGAAATGCAGGACACACTCTAAAATAGTCGTCAATGAGCCCCTGACGATTATGGAATTGCTGAGAAGTCAGGCAGGTGTGAAACAGGGGTCGGTCAAATATCGCAACGTGGAACTTTTTGAAATGTTAATTGCCAGGGAGAATGAAAACACACAACCagtgagaaataaaagcatGGAGAGATGGAGTTCATGTCCTGAACTAGCCAGGGAAAAGACGGTGTCCAGAGTAATCAAGAATTTTGACAAAATAGGAAAAGAGTTAGAAAAACTAGATGTGCCCATTGTATTGATGGTGCTCGTTATCTTCGTGTACAtctcctgtgcagctgctgttcttccaaagtgggaaaaaaatatggattttcAGGAAgccttttatttctgctttatcaCTTTGACTACTATTGGATTTGGAGATACAAAACTAGAACATCCcaagtttttcttgtttttttccctctacaTTATCATCGGCATGGAAATTGTCTTCATTGCTTTTAAGCTGGGCCAAGACCGCTTAATTGTTCTGTATAAAAAGGTGATTTCATTTTGTGCAGAGAAAAATCTGCCATCAAAGAAGATATATCCAAAGTAA